A single region of the Thunnus maccoyii chromosome 10, fThuMac1.1, whole genome shotgun sequence genome encodes:
- the sbk3 gene encoding uncharacterized serine/threonine-protein kinase SBK3: protein MLESRHKVNRDQSTEQKMTAAAGQELDELCYLSAQSMSTLKVSNHFQVVKLLGEGSYGKVMLAVHRKRGTPMALKFFPRESTSLTSFLREYNLSLSYCTHPSLTRALGIFFSTPTYYVFAQQAGLYGDLYNVIVSEDGVDEECVQRVMSQLSGAVMHLHSLGFVHRDIKPENIFLCDSSCRWVKLGDFGLTRAIGYTVRGVWYDSPFCTPEVEPAKEAQKERERRECEGTEEEMEDLWITVEPSIDSWALGVLIYCLLTGCFPWEESTHDDHGYRRYKQWFDQEEKIRGGEWRGEEDIDSYTIMKANHSDNPPPSQFEGLSPFVMTLFRELLHPQPKQRGSPEEILSYLGGPWLMETAIEEKRKAEEAEKEARKIREGGGVGEELVREGRGER, encoded by the exons ATGCTGGAAAGTCGACACAAAGTGAACAGAGATCAATCAACTGAACAGAAAATGACA GCTGCAGCAGGTCAGGAACTTGACGAGCTGTGTTACCTGTCGGCGCAGTCCATGTCGACCCTGAAGGTCTCCAACCACTTCCAGGTGGTAAAACTCCTGGGAGAAGGATCCTATGGAAAGGTCATGTTGGCCGTACATAGAAAGAGAG GAACCCCGATGGCTCTGAAGTTCTTCCCTCGTGAGTCTACCTCTCTCACCTCTTTCCTGCGTGAATACAATCTCTCCCTTTCTTACTGCACCCATCCTTCTCTGACACGGGCGCTTGGCATCTTCTTTTCCACACCTACCTACTATGTCTTTGCCCAGCAAGCTGGTCTCTATGGTGACCTCTACAACGTAATAGTGTCAGAG gACGGGGTGGATGAAGAATGTGTCCAGAGGGTGATGTCCCAACTGAGCGGTGCTGTTATGCACCTCCACTCTCTGGGCTTCGTGCACCGTGACATTAAACCTGAGAATATCTTCCTGTGTGACAGTTCCTGTCGCTGGGTCAAGCTGGGTGACTTTGGTCTCACCCGGGCCATCGGCTACACTGTTCGCGGCGTCTGGTATGACTCGCCCTTCTGTACTCCCGAGGTGGAGCCTGCCAAGGAGGCtcagaaggagagggagaggagggagtgtGAAGGAACTGAGGAGGAGATGGAAGACCTTTGGATAACAGTGGAGCCCTCTATTGACAGCTGGGCCCTTGGTGTACTCATCTACTGCCTATTAACTGGCTGCTTCCCCTGGGAGGAGAGCACCCATGATGACCATGGCTACAGAAGATACAAGCAGTGGTTTGACCAGGAGGAGAAGATCAGGGGAGGCGAGTGGAGGGGTGAGGAGGACATTGACAGTTACACAATCATGAAGGCAAACCACAGTGACAACCCTCCGCCTTCCCAGTTTGAGGGCCTCAGCCCATTTGTGATGACTCTTTTCCGCGAGCTGCTCCACCCGCAGCCCAAGCAGCGTGGAAGCCCAGAGGAGATCCTGAGTTACCTGGGAGGGCCATGGCTGATGGAGACAGCGatagaggagaagaggaaagcagaggaggcagagaaggaGGCCAGAAAAataagagagggaggaggagtaggagagGAGCTGGTGAGGGAAGGAAGGGGGGAGAGATAA